In one Magallana gigas chromosome 7, xbMagGiga1.1, whole genome shotgun sequence genomic region, the following are encoded:
- the LOC105324920 gene encoding uncharacterized protein, with the protein METISVLFALTVAGGLVSLAEAHGRLILPPSRSSMWRFGFPTPKNYQDMQLWCGGSWNQWGLNGGRCGVCGDPYQQNPRENEAGGKYATGIISRCYRYFPTGQIIAVQVDLTVNHLGYFEFRLCEHNDTSTPTSQACLDANLLQFADGSTRHYVRERDYGVMTLNLRIPPTVVCTQCVLQWKYHTGNSWGRDKGGEGIGHGPQEEFYGCSDIAILPNCDDVTGKAATPH; encoded by the exons ATGGAGACCATCAGTGTATTGTTTGCCCTGACTGTTGCCGGTGGGTTGGTGTCCCTTGCTGAGGCCCACGGACGCCTGATCCTACCCCCCTCTAGAAGCTCCATGTGGCGGTTCGGGTTCCCCACCCCAAAGAATTACCAAGATATGCAGTTGTGGTGCGGCGGCTCATGG AACCAGTGGGGTCTTAATGGAGGACGATGTGGTGTATGTGGAGACCCGTACCAACAGAATCCCCGCGAGAACGAGGCTGGCGGGAAATACGCCACCGGCATCATATCCCGATGCTACCGGTATTTTCCCACCGGACAGATAATTGCCGTGCAGGTGGACCTCACGGTGAACCACCTTGGCTACTTTGAGTTCCGACTGTGTGAGCACAACGACACCTCCACCCCAACATCACAAGCCTGCCTGGACGCCAACCTCCTTCAGTTCGCGGACGGCAGCACGCGACATTACGTGAGAGAGCGGGACTACGGGGTGATGACGTTAAACCTCCGTATACCACCCACAGTGGTGTGTACTCAGTGTGTACTGCAGTGGAAGTACCATACag GTAACAGCTGGGGTAGAGACAAGGGTGGGGAAGGCATTGGTCACGGTCCCCAGGAGGAATTCTACGGCTGTTCAGACATCGCCATCCTACCAAACTGTGATGACGTCACAGGAAAAGCAGCCACTCCCCACTAA